The following proteins are encoded in a genomic region of Methylobacterium tardum:
- a CDS encoding protein-L-isoaspartate O-methyltransferase family protein has translation MIDYAQARRMMVDCQLRTFDVNENTVLDAFDTVARETFVPKDREPFAYIDQTLHIGPAGGESRCMPAPMVLARMIQALRIRPGVTALDVASGYGYAASVMAHLGAQVTALESVPELAAEARSRLGTAVQVVEGPIGAGAPKQAPFDVILVNGRVEVRPQALLEQLKDDGRLVCVMGPHRNAKVTLFVRAGDAFGARPLFDASLPGLDAFAEEAGFAF, from the coding sequence ATGATCGATTACGCGCAGGCGCGGCGGATGATGGTCGACTGCCAGTTGCGGACCTTCGACGTGAACGAAAACACGGTGCTCGACGCGTTCGACACCGTGGCGCGCGAGACCTTCGTTCCCAAGGACCGCGAGCCCTTCGCGTATATCGACCAGACCTTGCATATCGGTCCGGCCGGCGGCGAGAGCCGCTGCATGCCGGCGCCGATGGTGCTGGCGCGGATGATCCAGGCCCTGCGGATCCGGCCGGGCGTCACCGCTCTCGATGTCGCCAGCGGCTACGGCTACGCCGCGTCGGTCATGGCGCATCTCGGCGCCCAGGTGACCGCGCTGGAATCGGTTCCCGAACTCGCCGCCGAGGCGCGCAGCCGGCTCGGCACCGCCGTCCAGGTGGTCGAGGGCCCGATCGGCGCCGGCGCGCCCAAGCAGGCGCCGTTCGACGTGATCCTGGTCAACGGCCGCGTCGAGGTGCGTCCGCAGGCGCTGCTGGAGCAGCTGAAGGACGATGGCCGCCTCGTCTGCGTGATGGGCCCGCACCGCAACGCGAAGGTGACGCTGTTCGTCCGCGCCGGCGACGCGTTCGGGGCACGTCCGCTGTTCGACGCCTCGCTCCCCGGCCTCGACGCCTTCGCGGAAGAGGCCGGCTTCGCGTTCTGA